Proteins encoded within one genomic window of Lentimicrobiaceae bacterium:
- the thiL gene encoding thiamine-phosphate kinase — protein sequence MAETSNKRTELSELGEFGLIEHLTNDIKLKNKSTLKGIGDDAAVLDYGNKVALLSTDLLIEGVHFDMSYTPLKHLGYKTAVVNFSDIAAMNGIPKQITVSIAVSNRYSVEALEEFYNGLLFACERYGVDLVGGDTSSCPHGMFVSVSVVGEAEKDKVVYRKGAKEYDLVCVTGDLGAAYMGLLLLEREKQVFQSDPTMQPDLSGHDYILERHLKPEARTDIVEQLQKAGILPTSMIDISDGLASEILHICKNSEVGCSLYEDKLPIDVAMATMAEELNISAVTAAMNGGEDYELLFTIVQKDYEKLKEIPGITVIGHITAKNEGINLVSNDGKLIPITAQGWNHWREKNDREVEGDKGQEK from the coding sequence ATGGCAGAAACATCCAACAAACGCACCGAACTCTCCGAATTAGGCGAATTTGGGCTGATAGAACATCTTACTAATGATATCAAACTAAAAAATAAAAGTACCCTCAAGGGCATAGGCGACGATGCCGCCGTGCTTGATTATGGCAATAAAGTAGCATTGCTCTCTACCGACCTGCTGATAGAAGGCGTCCATTTCGATATGTCTTATACTCCGTTAAAACATTTGGGTTACAAAACTGCCGTGGTAAACTTTTCAGATATTGCCGCCATGAATGGTATCCCAAAACAAATTACCGTAAGCATAGCCGTTTCCAACCGTTACAGTGTAGAGGCATTGGAAGAGTTTTACAACGGTTTGCTATTTGCCTGCGAACGTTATGGTGTGGACCTGGTAGGAGGCGACACCTCTTCCTGCCCGCACGGAATGTTTGTCTCAGTTTCTGTGGTTGGCGAAGCCGAAAAAGATAAAGTAGTATATCGCAAAGGAGCAAAAGAATATGATCTGGTATGCGTTACCGGCGATCTGGGAGCAGCTTACATGGGACTCCTGTTGCTCGAGCGTGAGAAACAGGTTTTTCAGTCTGATCCCACCATGCAACCTGACCTTTCCGGCCATGATTATATCCTCGAACGCCACCTGAAACCCGAAGCTCGTACCGACATTGTGGAACAACTGCAAAAAGCCGGCATTTTACCTACTTCCATGATTGATATTTCCGACGGACTGGCTTCTGAAATTCTTCATATCTGTAAAAATTCGGAAGTAGGTTGCAGCCTCTATGAAGACAAATTACCTATTGATGTAGCTATGGCAACGATGGCAGAAGAGTTGAACATAAGTGCTGTAACTGCTGCCATGAACGGTGGTGAAGATTACGAACTGTTGTTTACCATTGTCCAAAAAGATTATGAAAAACTGAAAGAGATTCCCGGAATCACTGTTATCGGGCATATCACAGCCAAAAATGAAGGGATTAATCTGGTTTCCAACGATGGCAAACTGATACCCATCACAGCCCAGGGCTGGAACCATTGGAGAGAGAAAAACGACAGGGAAGTTGAAGGAGATAAAGGACAAGAGAAATAA
- a CDS encoding DUF1648 domain-containing protein has product MANNTKQPEPKWKGIDTSLEVLGFLALLALIFLPIIYYHQLPQTIPTHFDIYGKPDDFSSKQSLIALPVIGSFLYILLTAISIFIGKYNYPVKITPENAERQLRLAMRLVRIVKSLLVTVFCYIAFQTIQVARGNASGLGGYFVLISAGTFAVVLIFYFLFAYKKT; this is encoded by the coding sequence ATGGCTAATAACACAAAACAACCAGAACCAAAATGGAAAGGCATAGATACTTCGCTGGAAGTGCTTGGTTTCCTGGCTCTGCTGGCATTAATTTTTTTGCCAATCATTTATTATCATCAACTACCGCAAACCATTCCGACCCATTTTGATATTTATGGGAAACCGGATGATTTTTCCTCCAAACAAAGTCTGATTGCACTGCCGGTCATCGGAAGTTTTCTTTACATCCTTTTGACTGCTATTTCAATATTTATCGGAAAATATAACTACCCGGTAAAAATCACTCCGGAGAATGCAGAACGGCAATTGCGTTTGGCGATGCGCCTAGTGCGGATAGTAAAGTCCCTTCTGGTAACGGTTTTCTGCTACATTGCTTTTCAAACTATTCAGGTGGCCAGAGGCAATGCATCCGGATTAGGAGGCTATTTTGTTTTGATTTCTGCCGGTACTTTTGCCGTTGTTCTGATATTTTATTTTCTATTTGCATATAAAAAAACATGA
- the xdhB gene encoding xanthine dehydrogenase molybdopterin binding subunit, which yields MENRDNIHESAVQHVTGEAVYVNDMQMGNTLTGKVVFSTHAHAVIVSCDCSEALAIEGVRAIIKAEDIPGENQMGPVVHDEPCLTQGEVLCIGQAIALIAADSEEIARKAEKKIKINYAPLEAITDLRTAIEKGSFFAPPLTIASGDVDSTWYACDYIIEGELETGGQEHWYLETQTALCIPGEGNEMLVYASSQHPSETQAIVAGVLGVQRNEVEVEVKRMGGGFGGKETQANHVAAWAALLANATRRPVKIHLNRQDDQRITGKRHPFLSFYKAGFNRDGRILVADIRLFANGGYATDLSHAIMQRALFHADNAYYIPNFRVSGTVCRTHQPSNTAFRGFGGPQGMVVAETIIDRIARFLEKDPLDIRKLNFYGNNTSNITPYGEEIKNNHLSVLLSGILGSSDYLSRRKEVERFNAVNKYFKKGIALTPVKFGISFTTSFLNQAGALVHIYRDGSILVNHGGTEMGQGLHTKIKQIAAAELGISVENVKVNATNTSQVPNTSATAASSGTDLNGMAVRAAIDTLKKRLSDFACQHFCKKFKGIVPMSSEIVFADNAVSCRKHSIPFAELVEQAYLAQISLSSTGYYCTPDIAFNWEQGRGTPFYYFTFGMSVSEVLLDLLTGAVTLLRTDILHDVGNSINPEVDKGQIRGGFIQGVGWCTQEELKWDAMGNLLTCSPDTYKIPGVRDIPKEFPVTLLENTYHPSTIRGSKAVGEPPFMHCFSVWLAIKDAISAVADHQFEPMFKIPATNEFIIESIEDLKNKCSKD from the coding sequence ATGGAAAACAGGGATAATATTCACGAAAGTGCTGTTCAGCATGTTACAGGGGAGGCTGTTTATGTGAATGATATGCAGATGGGAAATACTCTTACCGGAAAAGTTGTTTTCAGTACACATGCCCATGCCGTAATTGTTTCCTGCGACTGCTCTGAGGCTCTTGCCATTGAAGGTGTGCGTGCAATAATCAAGGCAGAAGATATTCCCGGAGAAAACCAGATGGGTCCGGTGGTACATGACGAGCCCTGTTTAACTCAGGGGGAAGTCCTGTGCATAGGGCAGGCAATAGCCCTCATTGCAGCAGACTCGGAAGAAATTGCACGTAAAGCCGAAAAAAAAATCAAAATTAACTATGCTCCGCTGGAGGCAATTACCGATCTGCGAACTGCCATAGAAAAAGGTTCTTTTTTTGCACCTCCATTAACCATAGCTTCAGGAGATGTTGACAGTACTTGGTACGCCTGCGATTATATTATTGAAGGCGAACTGGAAACCGGGGGACAGGAGCACTGGTACCTCGAAACACAAACTGCATTGTGCATTCCCGGTGAAGGAAATGAAATGCTGGTGTACGCTTCGTCGCAGCATCCTTCGGAAACGCAGGCTATAGTTGCCGGAGTTTTGGGTGTGCAGCGAAATGAAGTAGAGGTGGAAGTCAAGCGTATGGGCGGAGGTTTCGGCGGAAAAGAAACCCAGGCAAACCACGTAGCAGCCTGGGCAGCTTTGCTTGCCAATGCAACCCGCCGTCCGGTGAAAATTCATCTTAACCGGCAGGACGACCAACGCATTACGGGTAAACGGCATCCTTTTTTGTCGTTTTACAAAGCTGGTTTTAACAGGGATGGTAGGATACTGGTTGCCGATATTCGCCTTTTTGCTAACGGCGGATATGCCACTGACCTGAGCCATGCTATTATGCAAAGGGCTTTATTTCATGCTGATAATGCATATTATATTCCTAATTTCAGGGTGAGTGGTACCGTGTGCCGTACTCACCAGCCTTCCAACACTGCTTTCAGAGGCTTTGGTGGACCTCAGGGAATGGTAGTTGCTGAGACTATAATTGACCGTATAGCCCGTTTTCTGGAAAAAGACCCTCTTGACATAAGGAAGTTGAATTTTTATGGAAATAATACCAGCAATATTACCCCTTACGGAGAAGAAATTAAAAACAACCATCTTTCCGTTTTGCTTTCCGGTATCCTCGGTTCTTCGGATTATCTGTCACGGAGGAAGGAAGTGGAAAGATTTAATGCGGTAAACAAATATTTTAAAAAAGGTATTGCTCTCACACCGGTAAAATTCGGCATTTCTTTTACCACTAGTTTTCTTAACCAAGCTGGAGCTTTGGTGCATATTTATCGCGACGGCTCGATTTTGGTTAACCACGGGGGAACGGAAATGGGACAAGGCTTGCATACCAAAATCAAACAAATTGCTGCTGCCGAACTTGGAATTTCTGTTGAAAATGTTAAGGTAAATGCTACCAACACGTCTCAAGTCCCCAATACTTCAGCTACGGCAGCATCGTCAGGCACCGACCTTAACGGCATGGCTGTAAGAGCAGCAATCGACACACTTAAAAAAAGGCTTTCTGACTTTGCCTGCCAGCATTTTTGTAAAAAATTCAAAGGCATCGTGCCTATGTCTTCCGAAATTGTTTTTGCAGACAATGCTGTCAGTTGTAGGAAACATTCCATTCCCTTTGCTGAGCTGGTAGAACAGGCTTACCTCGCACAAATCAGCCTTTCTTCTACCGGTTATTATTGCACTCCCGATATTGCATTCAATTGGGAACAGGGCAGGGGAACGCCTTTCTACTATTTTACTTTTGGTATGTCGGTCTCCGAAGTTCTGCTCGACCTGCTTACCGGCGCCGTTACTCTTTTGCGAACGGATATTTTGCATGATGTGGGAAATTCAATCAACCCGGAAGTGGATAAAGGACAAATCCGCGGCGGATTCATTCAGGGCGTGGGCTGGTGCACGCAGGAAGAACTGAAATGGGATGCAATGGGCAACCTGCTGACCTGTTCGCCCGATACGTATAAAATTCCCGGTGTACGCGATATTCCCAAAGAATTCCCGGTTACACTTCTCGAGAATACTTACCATCCGTCTACCATCCGTGGTAGTAAAGCTGTGGGAGAACCTCCGTTTATGCACTGTTTCTCGGTATGGCTGGCAATTAAGGATGCCATTTCTGCGGTAGCTGACCATCAGTTCGAACCTATGTTCAAAATACCCGCCACCAATGAATTTATTATCGAAAGCATAGAAGATTTAAAAAACAAGTGTTCAAAAGACTGA
- the xdhA gene encoding xanthine dehydrogenase small subunit → MSKINEDPSAMQQLLNSIQFVFDEKLTVIDFSQPSAPPPTTTVLNYLRSLPDHKGVKEGCAEGDCGACTVVVAEPENDSLVYKAINSCIVFLPFLHGKQLITVENLSQTIKGEKVLHPVQQLMIELHGSQCGYCSPGIVMSLFALYKNHRNANRATVEDALAGNLCRCTGYQPIIEAGIKAVQYDGRDHFSEKEKNVLILLKEINSAKTKIAVNKNGCQYYLPITLDDCLAIYRENPTLLVINGATDVALLQTKKMETLNNLLDISHVAELNFFRETENVYEIGASFSFEALKKRLAGKLPVAEQMLEVFASKQIRNTATPGGNIVSASPIADSLPVWFVLDASVKLISSAGYRTLPIYQLITGYRTTALLPGELLYSLIVPKPSEACIFRFYKISKRRDLDISTVSLAAKVLWDTNKIKDIMLVYGGMAATPLRAGATETFLKGKEWTEENAEKASLITEKEFSPISDARSGKRARSLMAKNLIIKLFSETQLL, encoded by the coding sequence ATGTCAAAAATTAATGAAGACCCATCGGCTATGCAGCAACTGCTAAATTCTATACAGTTTGTTTTTGACGAAAAACTTACAGTGATAGATTTTTCCCAACCTTCAGCCCCACCTCCGACTACCACAGTATTAAATTACCTGAGGTCGTTACCGGACCATAAAGGGGTAAAGGAAGGTTGTGCCGAAGGCGATTGCGGAGCTTGTACCGTAGTGGTAGCAGAACCGGAAAACGATAGCCTTGTTTATAAGGCAATTAATTCCTGTATCGTTTTTTTACCTTTTTTGCACGGAAAACAATTGATAACCGTGGAAAACCTGTCGCAAACCATTAAAGGCGAAAAGGTTTTACACCCTGTTCAGCAGTTAATGATCGAACTGCATGGAAGCCAATGCGGATATTGTTCTCCGGGCATTGTGATGTCGCTTTTTGCTTTGTATAAAAACCACCGTAACGCCAATCGGGCGACAGTAGAAGATGCTCTTGCCGGAAATTTGTGCAGGTGTACCGGCTACCAGCCTATTATTGAAGCGGGAATTAAAGCAGTGCAGTACGATGGACGTGACCATTTTTCTGAAAAGGAAAAAAATGTATTGATTTTACTAAAAGAGATTAATTCTGCCAAAACTAAAATAGCAGTAAATAAAAACGGTTGTCAGTATTACCTGCCTATTACCCTTGATGACTGCCTTGCAATTTACCGCGAAAATCCCACATTGCTTGTGATAAACGGAGCTACCGATGTTGCGTTGCTACAAACAAAAAAAATGGAGACCCTTAACAATCTTCTTGATATTTCGCATGTTGCTGAACTAAATTTTTTTAGGGAAACAGAAAACGTGTACGAAATAGGTGCCAGTTTTTCCTTCGAAGCCTTAAAAAAACGACTGGCAGGGAAATTGCCTGTGGCTGAACAAATGCTCGAAGTATTTGCCTCCAAACAAATACGCAATACTGCCACTCCGGGCGGAAATATTGTTTCCGCTTCACCCATAGCCGATAGCCTGCCGGTATGGTTTGTCCTGGATGCTTCCGTAAAACTCATTAGCAGTGCCGGCTACCGAACTTTACCAATTTATCAGTTGATTACTGGTTACCGAACAACGGCTTTACTTCCAGGGGAATTATTGTATTCATTGATTGTTCCTAAACCTTCCGAGGCATGTATTTTTCGCTTTTATAAAATTTCAAAACGGAGAGACTTAGACATTTCCACCGTAAGCCTGGCAGCAAAAGTTTTATGGGATACTAATAAAATAAAGGATATCATGCTTGTTTACGGGGGAATGGCAGCCACTCCGCTTAGGGCAGGCGCCACCGAAACTTTTTTGAAAGGCAAGGAATGGACAGAAGAAAATGCTGAAAAAGCATCGCTAATAACCGAGAAAGAATTTTCACCCATTTCCGATGCCCGTTCCGGGAAAAGGGCACGTTCGTTAATGGCTAAAAATCTGATAATAAAATTATTCTCCGAAACACAATTATTGTAA